The sequence AAACTTCATTTATTGCAGAATTTTTGCACTTGATACCTCTAATGCCAAAGCTCATTATTATATTTAAATCTGATACACGGTTCTTCATAGTTCTTTTTATTCTCATTTCACACTTTTTTGTGAAACTCATTATTTTGTGCTTGAAAGTGTCTGTCTTGGGAATGATATCTTCATGCATCTTCAAATTTCTTGTCAGCCACAGTTCAACAATTATTTTGAAAGTAACTATGTACCAGATTTGTCTTATTGCTGAACTGTGGTGTTTTACACATTTAATAACATCATAAGATTTTGTAGGATTAGAAATGTGAAACATACCTCCAATCCATCTCCAAATTTCAGTACTGAAGCTGCATTCCCATAAAATGTGTTGCATATTGTCTTGTCCATTCCCACAAAGATAGCATTTAGAAACAGTGTTGAATCCTTTTTTCCTAACACTCTCCTCAGTTACACAAGCGACTCTTAACACCTTCCACAGATTACAAGATGTACAAGGGTGGATACATGGACTCCACACATATTTAGCCCAATCCAGTATTGGAAATTTCTTCCTTATTTGCTCCACATCATTTGCCACGGTAAAATTACCAGTTAAGTCTGCAGTCCAAATTTTGGTATCATTAGAGCCCCCAATTGCTGGTAAATCACTTTCAGTGAGAAACTGATACATCTCTGTGGTTTAAAAACTTATTAGTTGTGACCAATTACGAGACTTGttattgtagaattcgtatcttgaaagataggtaACAAGTTTCATATTTAGAAGACTTcggatcctcttgatttggatactactagattgatcttggatattgatttgtgagatcttccgtgaactcttctacacaatcaggttcatAGACTATGTTgtctatacatattgattgtggaagagataagagaaaactctatatacatattgatcAAGGATCTTTAATTTAGAACTTCTTGCAATTGTACAGGTTTTTCTATACAGGTTgttgaacgaaaaagttggtggtgtacatCTCCTTTTAATTGGGATGAGTACCTATTTGgatccatttttgcttgtattccATCAAGAGTTTAttcgtcttttgtaaccgtttgcGACGTCGATTGTTATTTCAAACCGCTCTCCCAAATCCTAGATGATCCGAACTAGGATAAGTAATTCAAGTGGCTTGCTTCATTCGTGGATGATTCGTCATTATATAGAATCGTTTTTTGGATCGTAGATAATCATCGATGTTTTggtctgaaaatgtaaaaaaataggaagaacaagagaagaagaattgGTTAGTGAAGGAGTGAAAATGAAATGGAAATAAAAAGATTTTAGagttttaggttttattattagAATTTAATGGAGGATGATTAAATAATTTCATCCAATTTACACACCTCCTATCCCCTtctaattggaaaaaaaaaaaaaaatgggagcCCCAAAATAAAAGATACAGGCCTAAAATTAGCCAAGAAAACAATTGGTTCCACTCAACAATTTTTACATGCCAACTCTCAGATATCAAATCATATCATTTGGGGCAGTTCCTAAggcaatcaacaaaaaaaaatgttgtttaGCCACGTAGATGAATAAACACGTTTTTGCACTATGGGAAATCAAGGCAAAATGAACAACTCTGATattttaggatcccactagtgatTTTTATTAATACTAAGGGTTGGGTCCCACTgattatttaactaataaaacaaaaaataaaaataaaacctaaatatAATAACCGAGTTTTGTAGAGAGAAAACCAAGGGGTCAAACATCACACGCCGGCGTTTTTCCTTCCAACACCCGCATTTTTTCTTCCAACACCCGGTTTTCCACCAAGCGTGGATAAAATCTTCTGCCTCACTTAGCAAATCCTCAAATATGTTGATTTGCCCATCCATTTTTTATATTTGTTGAGTTCATGCTGgttgcaaaatgaacaaactataAGTTTAATGAGTCCATAGAAACTTTTCTTATCCCAAAAACAACTCCTACGGCCTGACTGTTTAAACATCCACAGTTGAAGAATAATTTTTAAATGGAGACTTTTTTTCACTCTAGGAATGGCCCTTGTAAGGACAGTGGCCTATTTCACTTTAGGAATGGCCCTTGTATGGACAGTGGACTAACCTAGAAGGACCTCTATATTTACATTAGGCCAGTAGCAGCTCGTGTAAGTTGCCAATTGCCTCTGAATTTTGGCCGTGTACTAAGAACAAACGAAAGGTCCAACAATTTTTTCTTGATCATTTATTGTTTATTACGAGTTTATGACTCAGATTTCCGCTCGAGATTTCgatagtttttcttttttaccaAACTTCACCTTAAGAACTTGACTTTTGCTGAATTTAGGTCTAAATCTAAACTTATTCTCCCACCAACCTCCCATCTGCTCCTAGGGACTTTACTTTGAGGACCCTATGATTGAAGAACAAAAGAGAATATTTCCACCGTTGGTCCCACTTTCAATACGTACGTGTACCGAAGTGAAAACCCCAATGTGCTTTCCTCACACGTGATAACATTTTAGGTTTTTCATTCATGATTCATCCATGTAAGAATTACTGTTACGTCACTCCAGAGATACCCAGCTGCAGCTGAGTGTACTTTATGATTCTTTCAGCTTGACACTTGACAGTAC comes from Papaver somniferum cultivar HN1 chromosome 7, ASM357369v1, whole genome shotgun sequence and encodes:
- the LOC113295785 gene encoding uncharacterized protein LOC113295785 codes for the protein MYQFLTESDLPAIGGSNDTKIWTADLTGNFTVANDVEQIRKKFPILDWAKYVWSPCIHPCTSCNLWKVLRVACVTEESVRKKGFNTVSKCYLCGNGQDNMQHILWECSFSTEIWRWIGGMFHISNPTKSYDVIKCVKHHSSAIRQIWYIVTFKIIVELWLTRNLKMHEDIIPKTDTFKHKIMSFTKKCEMRIKRTMKNRVSDLNIIMSFGIRGIKCKNSAINEVFFKLPALNQILISYDGASKGNPGIAGFGFMGRNSDGSCLGAVCGGLDIATNYIAEVMALVTAGQWAVRKQFMDVYFSLDSRAVLVPFSSGKVPWIVLNRWKKVTENLRSISFRHSYREINFSADKLAKHGVNLNRGEIRFYYRTTNFFRNNGM